One window from the genome of Candidatus Chlorohelix allophototropha encodes:
- a CDS encoding response regulator, which produces MAKVVVIDDSEFMLDIIKDMLESLGYQTLATNAPEEFRRLIQEEHPDLVLVDEMMPTITGTELARELRKSSDLYLVNLPVVLTGIQSGGGGIPRLWRLMKPFSIEKLEALLAKILAI; this is translated from the coding sequence ATGGCTAAAGTTGTAGTAATTGATGACTCGGAATTTATGCTGGACATAATAAAGGATATGCTGGAGTCATTGGGCTATCAGACTCTAGCAACCAATGCGCCTGAAGAATTTCGCCGTCTGATACAAGAAGAACATCCCGACCTTGTATTGGTGGATGAGATGATGCCCACTATAACCGGTACTGAATTGGCGCGAGAACTGAGAAAGAGTTCAGATTTATATCTGGTAAACTTGCCTGTAGTTCTGACCGGTATTCAAAGCGGCGGAGGGGGCATACCTCGACTTTGGCGCCTTATGAAGCCATTTAGTATTGAAAAACTTGAAGCATTGCTTGCCAAAATTCTAGCGATATAG
- a CDS encoding urea ABC transporter substrate-binding protein, protein MFRFLRMGEKRVKTAFGFLVLTLLMANLALSACGDSTKSATTDDKSDIAVGSLLDETGPLNIYGKPMADAAKLAIKDINNNGGVLGRKLKLVSYDTQSDTGKYTQLTTQIIQQDKVAVLMGGITSAAREAIRPIVDRNKQLYFYNVQYEGGVCDKNTFLTENVPTQQLIPLTQWGIKNVGPKIYVLAADYNFGQISTDWVKQYAAQFGGQVIGTDFVPLDVSEFGSIISKLQDAKPDIVFSILVGGNHIAFYRQFAAAGLGAKMKIISSTFGVGNEQIVLSPAESKDIVVAYPYFQELTNPTNQKFVKMWQDEYGKDYPYITDLAEATWNSWHIWAEAVKKANSLDREKVTAEIEKGLTWDAPRGTVQMDGPTHHATFDITIARANDKKGFNLIETQKAVPPAFEQQVCNLVKNPETYTQFTPGQK, encoded by the coding sequence ATGTTCAGGTTCTTGAGGATGGGTGAGAAGCGCGTTAAAACGGCTTTCGGGTTCCTTGTTTTAACCCTGTTGATGGCAAACTTGGCATTGTCAGCTTGCGGTGATTCTACCAAAAGCGCGACTACCGATGACAAAAGCGATATTGCAGTAGGAAGTTTGCTGGACGAAACAGGTCCGCTAAATATTTATGGCAAACCGATGGCGGATGCAGCGAAGCTTGCCATCAAGGACATCAACAATAACGGTGGGGTGTTAGGGCGCAAGTTGAAGCTCGTTTCCTACGATACTCAATCGGATACCGGAAAATACACCCAACTTACCACTCAGATTATCCAGCAGGATAAAGTGGCAGTGCTGATGGGCGGCATTACCAGCGCCGCACGAGAAGCGATTCGCCCGATTGTTGATCGCAACAAGCAACTGTATTTCTACAACGTGCAGTATGAGGGCGGCGTTTGTGACAAGAACACCTTTCTGACAGAAAATGTGCCAACTCAGCAACTTATCCCGTTGACCCAATGGGGCATTAAGAATGTTGGTCCAAAAATTTACGTGCTGGCGGCTGACTATAACTTCGGTCAAATCAGCACCGACTGGGTGAAGCAATACGCGGCACAGTTTGGCGGTCAGGTGATCGGCACCGACTTTGTACCGCTAGATGTTTCCGAGTTTGGCTCAATCATCAGCAAATTGCAGGATGCAAAGCCTGACATCGTATTCTCCATTCTGGTGGGCGGCAACCACATCGCCTTCTATCGCCAGTTTGCAGCGGCAGGACTTGGCGCAAAGATGAAGATTATTTCGTCCACTTTTGGGGTCGGCAATGAACAAATCGTGCTTTCACCCGCCGAATCAAAAGATATTGTGGTGGCTTATCCTTATTTTCAAGAGTTGACCAACCCTACCAACCAGAAATTTGTAAAGATGTGGCAGGATGAGTACGGTAAGGATTACCCTTATATTACAGACCTTGCCGAAGCAACTTGGAACTCATGGCATATCTGGGCTGAGGCGGTCAAAAAAGCCAACAGCCTTGATCGTGAAAAGGTGACGGCAGAAATCGAAAAGGGTTTAACATGGGATGCGCCACGCGGTACGGTGCAAATGGATGGTCCTACTCACCACGCCACTTTTGATATAACAATTGCGCGTGCCAACGACAAAAAGGGCTTTAATCTGATCGAAACCCAGAAAGCGGTACCGCCTGCGTTTGAACAGCAAGTATGTAATCTGGTGAAAAACCCGGAAACCTACACCCAGTTCACGCCCGGACAGAAGTAA
- a CDS encoding HEAT repeat domain-containing protein — MTDKHFQAVSNRLSKSYQLLAEVEQRLINPHDESTQRAGLLKSKQKIEERISELEITLLSPARPTLPDKSIHSPSFETLISYLEDPDPAVRFWALGELAASNQQEAYPYLLKSLKDSDPEIRVTAVEALARFGRYAVKPLLALFSDRDYRVRNSVVTALACIGPTILPYLINLLKDEMVEKHVLVVATLRETGPVLLPQLHEMLRWPYSNLVYSIVTVIGDLGNDESLTWLQPLADGQWQPTSWGASISEAARNAIRKIRRRKTMFESGKKPGSDEDF, encoded by the coding sequence ATGACTGATAAACACTTTCAAGCAGTTTCAAATCGCTTGAGCAAAAGCTATCAGCTTCTGGCTGAGGTTGAGCAACGGCTGATAAACCCCCATGACGAATCCACACAACGGGCGGGTTTGCTAAAAAGCAAACAGAAAATAGAGGAACGTATTTCTGAATTGGAAATCACGTTACTGAGCCCTGCCAGACCCACTCTACCGGATAAATCAATTCATTCGCCTTCGTTTGAAACCCTGATTAGCTATCTGGAAGATCCTGACCCGGCGGTACGTTTCTGGGCATTAGGCGAATTAGCCGCCTCTAACCAGCAGGAGGCTTATCCATATCTACTCAAATCTTTGAAAGACTCTGACCCTGAAATTAGAGTTACGGCGGTTGAAGCGCTTGCCCGTTTTGGGCGGTATGCAGTAAAACCCTTGCTGGCTTTATTTAGTGACCGCGATTACCGGGTGAGAAATAGCGTAGTAACTGCGCTAGCTTGCATTGGTCCCACTATTTTGCCCTATCTTATTAATCTACTCAAGGATGAAATGGTGGAAAAGCATGTTCTGGTAGTTGCTACGCTGCGTGAAACTGGTCCTGTTCTTTTACCTCAATTGCATGAAATGTTGCGTTGGCCCTATTCTAATCTGGTGTATTCGATTGTTACCGTGATCGGTGATTTGGGTAATGACGAAAGCCTGACATGGCTGCAACCATTAGCGGACGGGCAGTGGCAGCCTACCAGTTGGGGAGCTTCTATTAGCGAAGCAGCCCGAAATGCAATCCGTAAAATTCGCCGAAGAAAAACTATGTTTGAATCCGGTAAGAAGCCCGGTAGTGATGAAGATTTCTAG
- the gyrB gene encoding DNA topoisomerase (ATP-hydrolyzing) subunit B — MEEIQNYSAQSIKVMDDIEHVRARPSMYIGSPDLYGLHHLVYEIFDNSVDEAMNGGADFIEVFIHTDNKVTVNDNGRGIPTDMHPGEGRPAMEVVMTKLRAGGKFGDGGYKVSGGLHGVGASVVNALSTWMRVEVRREGKLYYQEYEQGRIAFDMKVTDDPTNGCGTTVIFKADDSIFTEGTVYNYETLAQRFRETAFLTKALKIRIVDERSDQEQTFYFEGGIVSFVRQLNRKRGVIQQRAFYVDKTVDNTKVEVAMQYNDGYNESVFAFANNINNVDGGTHLTGFRTALTRTINNYARKSGGLKEKDDNFTGDDIRQGLCAIVSVKLTNPQFQSQTKVKLSNAEVKTIVEAVVGEALEEWLEQNPADAKRIIDKCLLAQRVREAQSKIKENIVRKGAFDGLSLPGKLADCSEKDATRSELYIVEGDSAGGTAKQGRDRRFQAILPLRGKILNVERAALDRMLSSDTIRSLITALGTGIGDQFELARLRYHRIIIMTDADVDGAHIRTLLLTFFFRNMEEIISNGHLYIAQPPLYRLAHNKQVVYAYNDAEKDLAMKRFSSDKVNIQRYKGLGEMNSEQLWDTTMDPRNRTLLQVTIDDAAGADEVFQMLMGDEVPPRKSFITTHAKYVKNLDI; from the coding sequence ATGGAAGAGATACAGAACTATTCGGCGCAAAGCATCAAGGTAATGGATGATATTGAGCATGTGCGCGCCAGACCTAGTATGTACATTGGTAGCCCCGATTTGTACGGTCTTCATCACCTCGTCTATGAAATTTTCGACAATAGCGTTGACGAAGCTATGAACGGCGGCGCAGATTTTATCGAAGTGTTTATTCACACCGATAATAAAGTAACCGTCAATGATAACGGGCGCGGTATCCCCACCGACATGCATCCGGGCGAAGGTCGCCCCGCGATGGAAGTGGTTATGACCAAACTGCGCGCCGGTGGTAAGTTCGGAGATGGCGGCTACAAGGTCTCAGGCGGTTTGCACGGCGTGGGCGCAAGCGTAGTAAACGCGCTCAGTACATGGATGCGGGTGGAAGTGCGCCGCGAGGGTAAACTCTATTATCAGGAGTATGAACAAGGGCGCATCGCTTTCGATATGAAAGTGACTGACGACCCGACCAACGGCTGTGGTACAACCGTTATCTTCAAAGCAGACGACAGTATCTTTACTGAAGGCACAGTTTATAACTACGAAACACTGGCGCAGCGTTTTCGTGAAACTGCCTTTCTCACCAAAGCCCTCAAAATACGAATAGTTGATGAACGCAGCGATCAAGAGCAAACCTTCTATTTCGAGGGTGGCATTGTTTCTTTTGTCCGGCAATTGAACCGCAAGCGTGGAGTAATCCAGCAGCGCGCCTTCTATGTCGATAAAACTGTTGACAATACCAAAGTAGAAGTGGCAATGCAATACAACGACGGCTATAACGAGTCGGTTTTTGCCTTCGCCAATAACATCAATAACGTGGACGGTGGTACGCATCTCACTGGCTTCCGCACCGCTTTAACCCGCACTATCAATAACTATGCGCGTAAGAGCGGTGGGCTTAAAGAAAAAGATGATAATTTTACCGGGGATGATATCCGTCAGGGTTTGTGCGCTATCGTCAGTGTGAAGCTGACCAATCCGCAATTCCAGAGTCAGACCAAGGTTAAGCTGAGCAATGCCGAGGTCAAGACAATTGTTGAAGCGGTGGTGGGTGAAGCGCTAGAGGAATGGCTTGAGCAAAACCCCGCCGATGCCAAGCGCATTATTGATAAATGCTTGTTGGCACAGCGCGTGCGTGAGGCACAAAGCAAAATCAAAGAAAATATCGTGCGTAAGGGCGCTTTCGATGGCTTGTCCCTTCCCGGTAAACTGGCTGACTGTTCTGAGAAAGATGCCACCCGTAGCGAACTGTATATTGTCGAGGGTGATAGCGCAGGTGGTACCGCCAAGCAGGGACGCGACCGCCGTTTTCAGGCGATTTTGCCATTACGCGGTAAAATCCTCAACGTGGAGCGCGCAGCCTTAGATAGAATGCTCAGCAGCGATACTATCCGGTCACTTATTACCGCGCTTGGTACGGGTATTGGTGACCAGTTTGAACTGGCTCGTCTGCGTTACCACCGTATCATCATTATGACTGACGCTGATGTGGACGGCGCACATATTCGCACCTTGCTGCTAACTTTCTTCTTCCGCAATATGGAAGAAATAATCTCGAACGGGCATCTTTACATTGCTCAGCCTCCGCTATATCGCCTTGCTCACAACAAGCAAGTAGTTTACGCCTACAATGACGCGGAAAAAGACCTTGCTATGAAGCGTTTTAGTTCTGACAAAGTAAACATCCAGCGTTACAAAGGTTTGGGCGAAATGAACTCGGAGCAGTTGTGGGATACCACAATGGATCCACGTAATCGCACGCTGTTACAGGTAACGATTGATGATGCCGCTGGAGCCGATGAAGTGTTCCAGATGCTGATGGGCGATGAAGTACCACCCCGCAAGAGCTTCATCACCACCCACGCCAAGTACGTCAAAAACCTCGATATTTAG
- a CDS encoding ABC transporter permease subunit yields MNLDQLLNQLLTALTSISLLLIISIGLAVIFGMMGIINLAHGEFLMLGAFATLAGVRVGLNIWLAMLLAPLVVGLFGLLVERLLIQFLYGRLADSMLATWGLSLIMVQAVVFIFGTTTQGIPTPLGSFNLGQYSISWYSMVLIFAALLLISVVFWVFKRTRYGLLARAAMQLPEMAMSLGINTRRLNALTFAFGSALAGAGGALLAPITGVVPGMGQAYIGRTFMNVIIAGPGVLTGTTAASGLLGTVEYTASYVSTPFIGQAALLIFAIVLIRFLPTGLSGRWGKQL; encoded by the coding sequence ATGAATCTTGACCAGCTATTGAACCAGCTATTAACGGCGCTGACCAGCATTTCACTGCTACTGATTATCTCAATCGGGCTGGCAGTGATTTTCGGCATGATGGGCATAATAAATCTAGCTCATGGTGAGTTCCTGATGCTAGGGGCGTTTGCTACGCTGGCGGGAGTGCGCGTCGGGCTGAATATCTGGCTGGCGATGCTACTCGCTCCGCTAGTAGTAGGATTGTTTGGCTTGCTGGTAGAGCGTTTGCTCATCCAGTTCTTATACGGGCGATTGGCAGACTCAATGCTGGCGACATGGGGCTTGAGCTTGATAATGGTGCAGGCAGTGGTTTTTATCTTTGGCACTACCACGCAAGGAATTCCTACTCCGCTCGGCAGCTTCAATCTGGGGCAATATTCGATTTCGTGGTATTCGATGGTATTGATATTTGCGGCTCTTTTACTGATAAGCGTTGTTTTCTGGGTTTTCAAACGCACCCGCTATGGGCTGCTGGCGCGGGCTGCCATGCAATTGCCGGAAATGGCTATGTCGCTGGGCATCAACACCCGGCGTTTGAACGCTCTAACCTTCGCTTTTGGTTCGGCATTGGCGGGGGCGGGGGGAGCATTACTCGCGCCGATTACTGGAGTAGTGCCGGGAATGGGTCAGGCATATATCGGACGCACCTTTATGAACGTCATCATTGCCGGACCGGGAGTGTTGACAGGCACTACCGCTGCCTCTGGTTTGCTCGGTACGGTGGAATACACTGCCTCGTATGTCTCAACCCCTTTTATCGGTCAAGCCGCGTTACTCATCTTTGCCATTGTGCTGATTCGCTTTTTGCCAACCGGGCTTTCAGGACGCTGGGGTAAACAGCTATGA
- a CDS encoding alpha/beta fold hydrolase encodes MQSVKFAEEKLCLNPVRSPVVMKISSMPQSHSGKVQVGTLKLAYEQVTPAESQGNLLLLTGLGATKAAWYGHLTTFGRQYRTVAMDHRDAGGSDNSLESYTTQDQAHDAAAVIKALNLAPSHVIGVSMGGYVAMELALGYPELVSSLILVCTSDGAPSNLPPTSQGLAALEWFPGEDGVAFLRRSYPLIVAPGYFDKYPERLQKLVEGMAKSMMPYENYQRQKATIMRRSLYPRVCQLAKPTLILNGEDDPVCPVENARELAQHIPSAKLITYPDCGHLVTMEKSREFTADVLAFLKHR; translated from the coding sequence ATGCAATCCGTAAAATTCGCCGAAGAAAAACTATGTTTGAATCCGGTAAGAAGCCCGGTAGTGATGAAGATTTCTAGCATGCCGCAATCCCATTCAGGCAAAGTACAGGTTGGCACATTAAAGCTTGCTTATGAGCAAGTTACTCCGGCAGAATCACAGGGCAATCTTTTGTTGCTCACCGGGCTTGGCGCAACCAAAGCCGCTTGGTATGGGCATCTCACCACCTTTGGGCGACAGTATAGAACCGTTGCTATGGATCATCGGGATGCCGGTGGCAGTGATAATTCGTTGGAATCTTATACTACTCAAGATCAAGCGCACGATGCCGCCGCTGTTATTAAAGCGTTGAACCTTGCCCCCTCGCATGTTATCGGGGTTTCGATGGGCGGCTATGTGGCAATGGAACTGGCTTTAGGCTATCCTGAACTGGTAAGCAGCCTGATACTGGTATGTACCAGCGATGGCGCACCTTCTAATTTACCGCCTACATCGCAAGGACTGGCTGCCTTGGAGTGGTTTCCCGGAGAAGACGGCGTCGCTTTTCTCAGGCGTAGCTACCCTTTAATCGTTGCCCCCGGCTATTTCGATAAATATCCTGAAAGGTTGCAAAAGCTGGTTGAGGGAATGGCAAAAAGTATGATGCCGTATGAGAATTATCAGCGGCAGAAAGCTACGATTATGCGCCGCAGCCTGTACCCACGTGTGTGCCAGTTGGCTAAACCCACCCTCATTTTAAATGGTGAGGATGACCCTGTTTGTCCGGTAGAAAATGCACGTGAATTAGCACAACACATACCCAGTGCAAAGCTGATTACTTACCCTGACTGTGGGCATTTGGTAACTATGGAGAAAAGCCGTGAATTTACCGCAGATGTTCTGGCTTTTTTGAAACACCGTTAA
- a CDS encoding ABC transporter ATP-binding protein: MLKLSNLTVGYKRTTVLSGFNLEIANGEIVAVLGRNGAGKSTLLRAIAGTLPMQSGIITFDDKDISHKHAHERAQMGIAYVPQGREIFPNLTVLENLKVAGYASRQPNLNLKLEETFSEFPVLAEKRNLRGGSLSGGQQQILALARALLTNPKLLLLDEPTEGVQPSIVDQIAEIIRRINTEKNITVLLVEQNLDFAVHLALRAILVDKGQVKREIPAEAILNDQDLQREYLGI; encoded by the coding sequence ATGTTGAAGTTAAGTAACCTTACAGTCGGTTACAAACGCACCACTGTACTATCCGGATTTAATCTTGAGATTGCAAACGGAGAAATAGTAGCCGTGTTGGGGCGTAACGGTGCAGGCAAATCCACCCTGTTGCGGGCAATCGCGGGTACACTGCCTATGCAATCGGGCATAATAACATTTGACGATAAAGACATCTCTCATAAGCACGCGCATGAACGCGCCCAAATGGGGATTGCTTATGTACCGCAGGGGCGCGAAATTTTCCCTAACCTGACGGTGTTGGAGAACCTGAAAGTAGCAGGCTATGCTTCTCGCCAACCAAACCTGAATTTGAAGCTAGAGGAAACTTTCAGCGAATTTCCGGTATTGGCGGAAAAGCGCAATTTGCGTGGCGGTAGCCTGAGCGGTGGACAGCAACAAATTTTGGCGTTGGCACGTGCCCTGCTAACAAATCCCAAGCTATTACTGCTGGATGAACCAACCGAGGGTGTGCAACCTTCGATTGTGGATCAGATAGCAGAGATTATCCGACGAATTAATACGGAGAAAAATATAACCGTCTTGCTGGTCGAGCAAAATCTGGATTTCGCGGTACATTTGGCGTTACGTGCAATTCTAGTGGATAAAGGTCAAGTCAAACGCGAAATTCCTGCCGAAGCGATTCTGAATGACCAAGATTTGCAACGGGAATATCTGGGTATTTGA
- a CDS encoding branched-chain amino acid ABC transporter ATP-binding protein/permease, whose amino-acid sequence MKLLLQKIPFEAKGLLVIAIAAYILTGLVEDYQATQWTVWVIYGLLALSLTLVWGKGGIFSLGQVAFFGIGGYAYGVVGVNLLNTTGESLSALVTAGLLAALFAAAQGFFMFYGNVGDVYIAVITLATTLVLYTFMLSTSGRQYAIGKAYLGGFNGMTNVPPLTLFNSYPSQRDLLLLTIILAAAIAFGVRYLLWRPFGKVIAGLRNNELRTQLLGYDARRYKLLLYTLGGGIAGLAGGCYAAWGQFISPTVFSLSQASLVVIYVLVGGRASLTGAFAGAILVEGLSTTLSKGGTEATPIVLGLVMILIVLVLPTGIVPALATLLSRFQLIPRITVQSKRPELKTIPSARVYRKNGGRLDTVDLRKTFGGLVAVASASLEFGTPGVYCLIGPNGAGKSTYFNLLIGRYKPTSGQVLFAGKPLNRLPIFRRVQQGMGIKLQVVSIFTELSVFENMWLAAYANSRNSLWAKQQAEKLLERFGILDYADMQAGTLSHGQQQWLEIGMVLAQEPSVILLDEPTAGMTREETARTADLIRELGKHASVIVVEHDMEFVRLLDAPVTVFHQGQIFAKGRLEELRQNEDLQNIYLGRHHNVEVK is encoded by the coding sequence ATGAAGTTACTTTTGCAAAAAATCCCTTTTGAAGCCAAAGGGCTGCTAGTTATTGCGATTGCCGCGTATATTCTCACCGGATTGGTCGAAGATTATCAGGCGACCCAATGGACTGTATGGGTAATTTACGGCTTACTGGCGTTGAGCCTAACGCTGGTATGGGGCAAGGGTGGCATTTTCAGTCTGGGGCAAGTAGCCTTTTTTGGAATCGGTGGCTATGCTTACGGGGTGGTGGGCGTTAACCTGCTAAATACAACCGGAGAGAGCCTGAGCGCGCTGGTGACAGCGGGTTTGTTGGCTGCTCTATTTGCGGCGGCGCAAGGCTTTTTCATGTTTTACGGCAATGTCGGCGATGTTTATATAGCGGTAATTACGCTGGCGACTACGCTGGTGCTTTACACCTTTATGCTCAGTACCTCCGGGCGGCAATACGCTATCGGCAAAGCCTATCTCGGCGGCTTTAACGGCATGACCAATGTACCGCCGCTAACACTTTTTAATTCGTACCCTAGCCAGCGCGACCTGTTGCTGCTTACTATTATTTTAGCGGCAGCAATCGCGTTTGGGGTACGCTATCTGCTATGGCGACCTTTTGGCAAAGTAATTGCCGGATTGCGCAACAACGAATTGCGTACCCAATTGCTCGGCTATGATGCCCGCCGCTATAAATTGCTGCTTTATACGCTTGGAGGGGGAATTGCCGGATTAGCGGGCGGATGCTATGCCGCGTGGGGTCAGTTTATAAGCCCCACCGTTTTCAGCCTTTCTCAGGCTTCGTTGGTGGTTATATATGTGCTGGTGGGGGGGCGCGCCTCGCTTACGGGCGCATTTGCCGGGGCGATTCTGGTGGAGGGATTATCTACCACCCTCAGTAAGGGAGGCACAGAAGCAACCCCGATTGTGCTGGGTCTGGTAATGATTCTCATTGTGCTGGTATTACCAACCGGAATTGTTCCAGCCCTTGCAACTTTGTTAAGCCGCTTCCAACTTATACCCCGAATCACAGTCCAAAGTAAAAGACCTGAACTGAAAACCATACCAAGCGCGCGCGTTTATCGAAAAAACGGCGGTAGGCTGGACACAGTAGATTTGCGTAAAACCTTTGGCGGACTGGTAGCCGTGGCAAGCGCTAGCCTCGAATTTGGTACGCCTGGTGTATATTGCCTGATTGGGCCTAACGGGGCGGGAAAAAGCACCTATTTTAACCTGCTAATAGGTCGCTACAAACCTACATCCGGACAGGTGCTATTTGCCGGAAAACCGCTGAACCGACTACCGATCTTTCGGCGAGTCCAGCAAGGAATGGGTATAAAGCTACAGGTGGTCAGTATTTTTACCGAGTTGAGCGTATTTGAAAACATGTGGTTGGCAGCATACGCCAATAGTCGCAATTCACTTTGGGCGAAGCAGCAAGCCGAAAAGTTGCTAGAGCGTTTTGGAATCTTGGATTATGCCGATATGCAAGCCGGGACGCTGTCGCACGGGCAACAACAATGGCTAGAAATCGGAATGGTGCTAGCACAAGAGCCTTCTGTTATTTTGCTGGATGAGCCTACCGCCGGAATGACCCGCGAAGAAACCGCCCGCACCGCTGATCTGATCAGGGAGTTAGGGAAACATGCAAGCGTAATTGTGGTAGAACATGATATGGAATTTGTGCGCTTACTGGATGCGCCTGTCACAGTCTTTCACCAAGGACAAATTTTTGCGAAGGGTCGTCTTGAAGAATTACGACAGAACGAGGATTTGCAGAACATTTATCTGGGGAGACACCACAATGTTGAAGTTAAGTAA